In the Methylomonas rhizoryzae genome, one interval contains:
- a CDS encoding AAA family ATPase, translated as MKINKLKLANFRCFEKYEIDFSDRFTLLIGDNGSGKTTILDSLSLNIQDLLSQFSTNQITCERSLSLDDMSFTISSMGQSITKEYEQQTFIDAEYTTNNNRFEWKHGRDSKSLFLFNRNSTILQDSLNNSATTISLEKQFSNLKNTSTILPIITYYGTARLWRKLDRNEIDTLPPSSRFLGYKNYLNPGSHIEQIFRWFKTQELAALQKNETRHVLEAVRNAIIEMIPGAKRVWWDVDWDEIRIETEIQGKTQPIPFHLLSDGYRNMIGMVADIAYRMATLNPQLEADVIKQTEGIVLIDEIDLHLHPKWQREVVGRLLNTFPKVQFVASSHSPFIIQSLYGREDCLLWDLEKAQPIAIESESIEDIAEEQQHVEIPQKSKRYLDMMDAAEAYYRKLHEVKNESDMEVMQLRSKLDELSIPFSDDPAFAAQLKFERDSVLASKDK; from the coding sequence ATGAAAATTAACAAGTTAAAACTAGCGAATTTTCGTTGTTTTGAAAAATACGAAATTGATTTTTCTGACAGATTTACTTTATTGATTGGCGACAATGGCAGTGGAAAAACTACAATATTGGACTCATTATCACTTAATATTCAAGACTTATTATCTCAGTTTTCTACTAATCAAATCACTTGCGAAAGAAGTTTATCTCTCGACGATATGAGCTTTACAATAAGCTCAATGGGACAAAGCATCACCAAAGAATATGAACAACAAACATTTATTGATGCCGAATATACAACCAACAACAACCGTTTTGAATGGAAACATGGCAGAGACTCAAAAAGCTTATTCTTGTTTAATAGGAACAGCACCATTCTTCAAGACTCATTGAATAATTCAGCAACGACTATATCTTTGGAAAAACAATTTTCCAACCTAAAGAATACGTCTACCATACTTCCTATAATTACCTATTATGGTACAGCTCGTCTATGGAGGAAACTAGATCGGAATGAAATTGACACTCTCCCTCCAAGCTCACGTTTTTTGGGCTACAAAAACTATCTAAACCCAGGTTCCCATATAGAACAAATATTCCGCTGGTTTAAAACCCAAGAATTGGCAGCGTTGCAAAAAAATGAAACTCGCCACGTACTAGAAGCTGTCCGCAACGCCATCATCGAAATGATTCCCGGCGCCAAACGTGTATGGTGGGACGTCGATTGGGATGAAATCAGGATCGAAACAGAAATTCAGGGTAAAACCCAACCTATCCCATTCCACCTCCTCAGCGACGGTTACCGCAACATGATAGGCATGGTCGCCGACATTGCCTATCGTATGGCGACGCTGAATCCGCAACTGGAAGCCGACGTCATCAAACAAACCGAAGGCATCGTGCTGATCGATGAAATCGACCTGCATTTGCACCCGAAATGGCAGCGGGAAGTCGTTGGCCGTTTATTGAATACCTTTCCCAAAGTCCAATTCGTCGCCAGCAGCCATTCGCCGTTTATTATCCAGTCGCTGTATGGACGTGAAGATTGTTTACTTTGGGACTTGGAAAAAGCCCAGCCGATTGCGATTGAAAGCGAAAGTATCGAAGATATTGCCGAAGAGCAGCAACATGTCGAAATTCCGCAAAAGAGCAAACGCTATCTGGACATGATGGACGCTGCCGAAGCCTACTATCGAAAATTGCACGAAGTAAAAAACGAATCGGATATGGAAGTCATGCAGTTACGGTCAAAATTAGACGAATTATCCATTCCTTTCAGCGATGATCCGGCATTCGCAGCACAATTAAAATTCGAACGCGATTCCGTATTAGCTTCAAAAGATAAATAG
- a CDS encoding LysR substrate-binding domain-containing protein codes for MNLSQLELLRTLQETGFNLSKAAERMHVVQSAVSRQLQMLESELGSPLFERHGKRLLGLTPLGERIMCEVERIHQAKKNIQTMADDFRDNRSGTLHVATTHAQAKYLLPNPVQNFRVRYPSVKIYMVQSSPGELIDLLHQHRADIAICTEKLAEDERLVIRPCYEWHHVAIVPKNHVLLQTPIELTHLAAFPILTYCPGFTGRGAIDKSFSDAGLQPDIILAAADSDVIKTYVRLGLGVGIIAETSYEAERDEDLVALSLKHLIPPSVTKIAYLQQLYLPSYCRFFIDALLQQARIRKQ; via the coding sequence ATGAATCTGAGTCAACTGGAGTTGTTGCGTACCCTGCAAGAGACTGGTTTCAATCTAAGTAAGGCCGCTGAGCGCATGCATGTTGTGCAATCAGCGGTCAGTCGCCAATTGCAGATGTTAGAGTCCGAACTGGGCTCGCCGTTGTTCGAGAGGCATGGTAAACGCCTATTGGGGCTTACGCCGTTAGGTGAACGCATCATGTGTGAAGTGGAGCGCATTCATCAGGCAAAAAAAAACATTCAGACCATGGCCGATGATTTTCGCGACAACCGAAGCGGCACCTTGCATGTCGCAACTACGCATGCCCAAGCCAAGTATTTGTTGCCGAATCCCGTTCAGAACTTTAGAGTCCGTTATCCGAGCGTTAAAATTTATATGGTGCAGTCTTCCCCGGGTGAATTGATCGACCTACTGCACCAACACCGAGCCGACATTGCGATTTGCACGGAAAAATTGGCCGAAGACGAACGTCTAGTGATACGGCCTTGTTATGAATGGCATCACGTGGCGATAGTGCCTAAAAACCATGTGTTGTTGCAAACGCCTATTGAGCTAACACATTTGGCTGCTTTCCCCATCTTAACGTATTGTCCCGGCTTTACCGGTAGGGGGGCAATCGATAAGTCCTTCTCAGACGCGGGCTTGCAGCCCGATATCATACTTGCCGCCGCCGACTCCGACGTGATTAAAACTTACGTTAGGCTAGGATTAGGAGTGGGCATCATCGCGGAAACTTCATACGAAGCGGAGAGAGATGAGGACTTGGTGGCGCTTTCGTTAAAACATCTCATCCCGCCGTCCGTTACCAAAATCGCCTATTTGCAGCAACTCTATTTGCCGTCCTATTGCCGATTTTTTATAGACGCATTACTACAGCAAGCACGCATTAGAAAACAATAA
- the clpA gene encoding ATP-dependent Clp protease ATP-binding subunit ClpA, translated as MLSKELEVTLNAAFTNAHAKRHEFITVEHLLLALLDNVTTIPILIACGCNVNALRSELTRFIDETISLIPEGIQRETQPTLGFQRVLQRAVFHVQASDKKEVTGANLFVALFSEQDSHAVYLLNKQDITRLDVVNYLAHGVSKIEQQPKAEHNEETENERGGMGESLSSPLEKYATNLNEEALKGNIDPLIGRELEVERTIQVLCRRRKNNPLLVGEAGVGKTAIAEGLAKRIVEEQVPEILLNNVIYSLDMGALVAGTKYRGDFEKRLKALVAQLKKEPNSILFIDEIHTIIGAGSASGGVMDASNLIKPVLASGQLRCIGSTTYQEYRGIFEKDHALARRFQKIDVVEPSVEDTVKILKGLKTRFEEHHGLKYTQEALRAAVELSERYISDRHLPDKAIDVIDEAGARQRLFSPSERKEVIDASEIEEIIAKIARVPPQSVSSSDKDKLSSLEKNLKMLVFGQDEAIAEVASAIKLSRAGLRDTTKTIGSFLFAGPTGVGKTEVTKQLAKVLGIELIRFDMSEYMERHTVSRLIGAPPGYVGFDQGGLLTEAVTKHPHSVLLLDELEKAHPDVFNLLLQVMDHGTLTDNNGRKADFRNVILIMTTNAGATESSRASIGFTQQNHATDSMKVIERTFSPEFRNRLDAIVQFKALDAYVIGSVVDKFIFELEAVLADKNVTLTLEPDARIWLAEHGYDEKMGARPMARLIQEKVKKPLAEDLLFGRLVNGGHVRIYIENDQLSFNIQSKQLVVSELNQIV; from the coding sequence ATGTTAAGCAAAGAACTTGAAGTTACGTTAAATGCCGCTTTTACCAACGCTCACGCGAAACGGCATGAATTTATTACTGTTGAGCATTTATTGTTGGCCTTGTTGGACAATGTAACGACCATTCCGATCCTTATCGCCTGTGGTTGTAATGTCAATGCCCTGAGGAGCGAGCTGACCCGATTTATAGATGAAACGATTTCGCTGATTCCGGAGGGTATACAACGAGAAACCCAGCCGACATTGGGGTTTCAACGAGTGTTGCAGCGTGCGGTATTTCATGTGCAAGCGTCCGATAAAAAGGAAGTGACTGGTGCGAATTTGTTTGTAGCATTATTTAGCGAACAGGATTCGCATGCGGTTTATTTGCTGAATAAACAAGACATTACCCGATTGGATGTTGTGAATTATTTGGCTCATGGGGTTTCTAAAATCGAGCAACAACCCAAAGCCGAGCATAACGAAGAAACCGAGAATGAGCGTGGTGGCATGGGTGAAAGCCTATCCAGTCCGCTCGAAAAATACGCTACCAACCTTAACGAAGAGGCTTTGAAAGGCAATATTGATCCGTTAATCGGCAGGGAGTTGGAAGTTGAAAGAACTATCCAAGTGTTGTGTCGCAGACGTAAAAACAATCCATTATTGGTTGGCGAAGCCGGCGTTGGTAAAACTGCTATCGCCGAAGGACTTGCTAAGCGGATCGTTGAAGAACAAGTACCGGAGATACTTTTAAATAATGTCATTTATTCGCTGGACATGGGGGCCTTGGTGGCCGGCACGAAGTATCGGGGGGATTTCGAAAAGCGGCTTAAAGCACTGGTAGCTCAGCTTAAAAAAGAACCCAACTCGATTTTGTTCATTGACGAAATCCACACCATTATTGGTGCCGGGTCTGCTTCCGGCGGAGTCATGGATGCGTCTAATTTGATTAAGCCTGTGCTGGCGTCGGGTCAATTACGTTGTATTGGCTCGACGACCTATCAGGAGTATCGAGGGATTTTCGAAAAAGATCATGCCTTGGCTAGACGCTTTCAAAAAATCGATGTAGTTGAGCCCTCGGTAGAAGATACTGTCAAGATATTGAAGGGACTGAAGACTCGATTCGAAGAGCATCATGGCTTGAAATACACGCAAGAAGCGTTAAGGGCCGCTGTCGAGCTGTCGGAGAGGTATATATCGGATCGGCATTTGCCGGATAAAGCTATCGACGTGATCGACGAAGCCGGCGCACGGCAACGCCTGTTTTCTCCATCCGAACGTAAAGAAGTGATAGATGCTTCTGAGATCGAAGAAATCATTGCCAAAATCGCGCGAGTACCTCCCCAGTCGGTTTCGTCTAGCGATAAGGATAAGCTGAGCAGTTTGGAGAAGAACCTGAAAATGTTGGTGTTTGGCCAAGACGAGGCCATAGCCGAAGTTGCTTCGGCCATCAAATTGTCTAGGGCTGGATTGCGAGATACCACAAAAACTATAGGTTCATTTTTGTTCGCTGGTCCTACCGGTGTTGGCAAAACTGAAGTCACTAAACAGCTGGCAAAGGTGTTGGGGATAGAGTTGATCCGTTTCGATATGTCCGAATATATGGAGCGTCATACCGTCTCTCGTCTAATTGGAGCGCCTCCGGGATATGTTGGCTTTGATCAAGGAGGCTTACTCACCGAGGCAGTAACCAAACATCCTCATTCCGTGCTGTTGTTAGATGAATTGGAAAAAGCGCATCCCGATGTTTTCAACTTGCTGTTGCAAGTGATGGATCACGGTACATTAACAGACAACAACGGACGTAAAGCGGATTTTAGAAACGTCATTCTAATCATGACAACAAACGCGGGAGCAACCGAAAGTAGTCGAGCATCGATAGGATTTACTCAGCAAAATCATGCGACCGATAGTATGAAGGTAATAGAGCGCACCTTTTCTCCGGAATTCCGAAACAGACTCGATGCAATAGTACAGTTCAAGGCTTTGGATGCCTACGTAATCGGTAGCGTGGTGGATAAATTTATTTTCGAACTCGAAGCGGTGTTGGCGGACAAAAACGTCACCTTAACATTGGAGCCCGACGCACGAATTTGGCTCGCAGAACATGGCTACGACGAGAAAATGGGGGCAAGGCCTATGGCGAGGTTGATCCAAGAAAAAGTGAAAAAACCGTTAGCGGAGGATTTGTTATTCGGCCGCCTAGTCAATGGCGGTCACGTACGAATCTATATAGAAAACGATCAATTGTCTTTCAATATTCAAAGTAAGCAGCTTGTCGTTTCTGAGCTCAACCAAATTGTATGA
- the infA gene encoding translation initiation factor IF-1 encodes MAKEDQIEMDGKVIDTLPNTMFRVELENGHIVTAHISGKMRKHYIRILTGDKVRVEMTPYDLTKGRITFRNR; translated from the coding sequence ATGGCGAAAGAAGATCAAATCGAAATGGATGGCAAAGTGATAGACACCTTACCTAATACGATGTTTCGTGTGGAATTGGAAAATGGTCATATTGTGACTGCCCACATCTCCGGAAAAATGCGCAAGCATTACATTCGTATCTTAACAGGCGACAAAGTCCGAGTAGAAATGACTCCGTATGATCTGACTAAGGGCCGCATCACCTTCCGCAACCGCTAA
- a CDS encoding inorganic pyrophosphatase: MNIQHKAHPWHGINPGANTPDIVTAFIEIVPSDTVKYEIDKETGYLKIDRPQKFSNMIPTLYGFIPRTYCAEKTAEYAELRSGRTVSKGDGDPLDICVLSERSVTHGDILLQAIPIGGFRLLDGGEADDKIIAVMKGDEFYRQWRDVSDCPESYINRLKHYFLTYKHLPSEKSICEITNVYGREEAHEVIKRSMADYEYHFGCKYVE; this comes from the coding sequence ATGAATATTCAACATAAAGCACACCCTTGGCATGGAATAAACCCGGGAGCTAACACACCGGACATTGTTACCGCGTTTATCGAAATCGTTCCTTCCGATACCGTAAAGTACGAAATTGACAAAGAAACGGGATATTTGAAAATTGATAGGCCACAGAAGTTTTCAAACATGATCCCCACGCTATACGGTTTTATCCCACGCACATATTGCGCGGAAAAAACAGCTGAATACGCGGAATTGAGATCAGGACGGACCGTAAGTAAGGGTGATGGGGATCCCTTGGATATTTGCGTATTAAGCGAACGAAGTGTCACCCATGGGGACATATTGTTGCAGGCGATCCCGATTGGTGGCTTTCGCCTGCTTGATGGTGGTGAAGCTGACGACAAAATTATTGCGGTGATGAAAGGCGATGAATTTTATCGGCAATGGCGTGACGTATCAGACTGCCCGGAATCTTATATTAATAGGCTAAAACATTATTTTCTCACCTACAAACACTTACCCAGTGAAAAAAGCATATGTGAAATTACCAATGTGTATGGACGCGAAGAAGCCCATGAAGTAATTAAGCGTTCTATGGCCGACTACGAATACCACTTTGGTTGCAAATATGTCGAATAG
- the mnmA gene encoding tRNA 2-thiouridine(34) synthase MnmA, with protein sequence MTKHIIVGMSGGVDSSVTALLVQEQGHKVTGLFMKNWEEDDGTEYCTAMQDLADAQQVCDKLGIELKTVNFAAEYWDEVFEVFLSEFKAGRTPNPDILCNKHVKFNAFLNYAIEDLGAEYIATGHYARVRERDGEFELLKGLDPAKEQSYFLYAMGQKALSKTLFPIGHLHKTEIRALADKAGFANSRKKDSTGICFIGERKFKEFLQRYLPHQPGEMRTPEGQYIGKHHGLMYYTLGQRQGLGIGGVKDAPDEPWFVLEKDLENNILIVGQGHDHPLMLHNTLEAGQLDWCGSKPLTETIRCAAKTRYRQPDQDCVVEPLDGGLRVKVRFDEQQRAITPGQSVVFYLGEVCLGGGIIEAKYNEN encoded by the coding sequence ATGACAAAACACATCATCGTCGGCATGTCCGGCGGCGTCGATTCTTCAGTCACCGCATTACTAGTGCAAGAACAAGGCCACAAAGTTACCGGTTTATTCATGAAAAACTGGGAAGAGGACGACGGCACCGAATACTGCACGGCGATGCAGGATTTGGCCGACGCCCAGCAAGTTTGCGACAAACTCGGCATCGAACTGAAGACCGTCAACTTTGCCGCCGAATATTGGGACGAAGTGTTCGAGGTCTTTTTGTCGGAATTCAAGGCCGGTCGCACCCCAAATCCCGACATACTTTGTAACAAACACGTCAAATTCAACGCGTTTCTAAACTATGCGATCGAAGATCTTGGCGCCGAGTACATCGCCACCGGCCACTACGCCCGCGTCCGCGAACGGGACGGCGAATTCGAACTTTTGAAAGGCCTGGACCCGGCCAAGGAGCAAAGCTACTTTCTGTACGCAATGGGCCAGAAAGCGCTGTCGAAAACGCTGTTTCCGATCGGCCATTTGCACAAAACAGAGATTCGGGCGCTGGCCGATAAAGCCGGCTTCGCCAACAGCCGCAAAAAAGATAGCACCGGCATCTGCTTCATCGGCGAACGCAAATTCAAGGAATTCCTGCAACGCTACCTGCCCCACCAACCCGGCGAAATGCGCACCCCGGAAGGCCAATACATCGGCAAGCACCATGGCTTGATGTACTACACACTGGGCCAACGCCAGGGCTTAGGCATCGGCGGCGTCAAGGACGCGCCGGACGAACCTTGGTTCGTGCTGGAAAAAGACCTGGAGAATAATATCTTGATCGTCGGCCAGGGGCACGATCACCCGCTGATGCTGCACAACACCCTGGAAGCCGGCCAACTCGATTGGTGCGGCAGCAAGCCGTTGACCGAAACCATCCGCTGCGCCGCCAAAACCCGCTACCGGCAACCGGATCAGGATTGTGTCGTCGAGCCGCTGGACGGCGGATTACGCGTCAAAGTCCGCTTCGACGAGCAACAACGGGCGATTACGCCGGGGCAATCGGTGGTGTTTTATCTGGGCGAGGTTTGTTTGGGGGGCGGGATTATTGAGGCTAAGTACAATGAAAATTAA
- a CDS encoding NUDIX hydrolase has product MAWKPHVTVAAVIEKNGRYLMVEETTEQGVAFNQPAGHIEPGEDLIAAIKREVLEETAWQFEPSALVGVQLWRKTSNAPTFLRFCFTGIVTQLTEQLTLDSDIIATHWLTLEEVNMRKHRLRSPLVQISLDQYLKGQRYPLTIIGNFLDLA; this is encoded by the coding sequence ATGGCTTGGAAACCTCACGTTACGGTCGCCGCCGTAATCGAAAAAAACGGCCGATACTTGATGGTTGAAGAGACCACGGAACAGGGCGTTGCGTTCAATCAACCAGCGGGACATATAGAGCCCGGCGAAGACTTGATTGCCGCAATCAAACGCGAAGTTTTAGAAGAAACTGCATGGCAGTTCGAGCCTAGTGCATTGGTTGGGGTGCAGCTTTGGCGAAAAACTTCAAATGCGCCGACCTTTTTACGCTTTTGTTTCACCGGAATCGTCACGCAATTAACCGAACAACTAACGCTAGACTCCGACATCATCGCTACACATTGGTTAACTTTGGAAGAAGTTAACATGCGAAAACATCGGTTACGCAGCCCTTTAGTCCAAATCAGTTTAGACCAGTACCTAAAAGGTCAACGTTATCCACTTACCATAATCGGAAATTTTCTCGATTTAGCATGA
- a CDS encoding HNH endonuclease: protein MRPIEKGTDLGEINPYERAQQPLIERLGEYCSYCERWIASGIHVEHKKPKNEYPETKFSWNNFLLACGNCNSGKGHGQLNLEDYLWPDSDNTFMAFNYDSQGRVLPNKIHTDSINRKIEATWLALGLNKHPDSQISGQQTPTSKDKRWLHRQQAWQNAAKRKSQLAAFDTEERRTEIVEMTIQRGFWSVWMTVFQDDVDMRRRLIEAFPGTAKACFDENTQPIQRPGGQI from the coding sequence ATGCGTCCGATTGAAAAAGGAACAGACCTAGGCGAAATAAATCCCTATGAAAGAGCTCAACAGCCGTTAATAGAACGGCTAGGCGAATATTGTTCATATTGCGAACGATGGATTGCCAGCGGCATTCATGTCGAACATAAAAAACCGAAAAATGAATACCCGGAAACTAAATTTAGTTGGAACAATTTTTTGTTAGCCTGCGGCAACTGCAATTCCGGCAAAGGTCATGGTCAATTGAACTTAGAAGATTATCTTTGGCCCGACAGCGACAATACCTTTATGGCCTTTAATTACGACTCACAAGGCAGAGTATTGCCGAATAAAATCCATACCGATTCAATTAATCGAAAGATCGAAGCAACTTGGCTAGCGCTGGGCTTGAATAAACATCCTGATAGCCAAATTTCCGGCCAACAAACTCCTACCAGCAAAGACAAACGCTGGCTGCATCGGCAACAAGCTTGGCAAAATGCCGCTAAGCGAAAGTCACAACTGGCAGCCTTCGACACCGAGGAACGTAGAACCGAGATTGTCGAAATGACAATACAACGAGGCTTCTGGTCCGTCTGGATGACGGTATTCCAAGACGATGTTGACATGCGCCGCCGTCTGATAGAAGCCTTTCCCGGCACAGCCAAGGCGTGCTTCGACGAAAACACCCAACCGATTCAACGCCCCGGCGGGCAAATCTAG
- the ald gene encoding alanine dehydrogenase, with product MKVGLIKEIKVKENRVGLTPEGVSVLVAHGHDVCVEQSAGKGSGFSDDAYRSVGASIVTVDQAWACDLVVKVKEPIAAEYGYLNNQIVFTYFHLAGVPWELTEALLNGKTSAVAYETLEGPDARLPLLAPMSAVAGNMAVQMGCYYLAACHGGNGVMLGSVLGRRHGNVLIIGDGIVGTHAARTAIGLGANVTVAGLFPENGLKMQREISPLIEYVISEPATIAELVRDADLVVGAVLIHGARAAHVVTEQMVLSMRPGAVIVDVSIDQGGCIETAQATTHDAPVYIKHGVTHYCVSNMPGAYPRTSTLALTEATLPYVLKLADQGIAALKQEPGFAKALNTYQGYITCLPVAEAFSVPERYRSFAEF from the coding sequence ATGAAAGTAGGGTTAATCAAGGAAATTAAAGTCAAAGAGAACAGGGTAGGCCTTACGCCGGAAGGTGTGTCGGTGCTGGTCGCGCACGGTCATGATGTGTGCGTGGAACAAAGCGCCGGGAAAGGATCCGGATTTAGCGATGACGCTTACCGGTCGGTTGGTGCCTCCATAGTGACTGTCGATCAGGCTTGGGCATGCGATTTAGTGGTAAAAGTTAAAGAACCTATCGCAGCGGAGTATGGTTATCTGAACAATCAAATTGTTTTCACCTACTTCCATCTTGCCGGAGTGCCCTGGGAGTTGACCGAAGCATTGTTAAACGGCAAGACTAGCGCTGTGGCTTATGAAACCTTGGAGGGGCCGGACGCTAGATTACCCTTGCTTGCCCCTATGAGCGCGGTAGCGGGTAACATGGCAGTACAAATGGGTTGTTACTACTTAGCCGCTTGTCATGGCGGTAACGGCGTCATGTTGGGTTCAGTGTTAGGGCGGCGCCATGGGAATGTTTTGATCATCGGAGATGGGATTGTCGGTACCCACGCGGCCCGCACGGCGATCGGCTTAGGCGCTAACGTAACGGTAGCCGGATTATTTCCGGAAAATGGGCTCAAAATGCAGCGGGAAATCTCGCCGTTGATCGAATATGTTATTTCCGAGCCGGCCACTATCGCAGAGCTTGTTCGAGATGCAGATTTGGTTGTTGGTGCGGTATTGATACATGGTGCTCGGGCCGCTCATGTCGTCACCGAACAAATGGTGCTCAGTATGCGGCCGGGAGCCGTTATCGTTGATGTCAGTATCGACCAAGGCGGTTGTATCGAAACTGCGCAAGCGACCACACACGATGCACCTGTCTACATAAAACACGGAGTCACGCATTATTGTGTCAGCAATATGCCGGGCGCTTATCCGAGAACGTCCACGTTAGCTCTGACCGAAGCTACCTTACCCTATGTTTTAAAATTGGCCGATCAAGGTATAGCGGCGTTAAAGCAAGAGCCCGGCTTTGCCAAAGCGCTGAATACCTATCAAGGGTATATCACCTGTTTGCCGGTTGCGGAAGCTTTTTCTGTTCCGGAGCGGTATCGCTCGTTTGCCGAATTTTGA
- a CDS encoding TOBE domain-containing protein, producing the protein MNFVEGELRLAGAIDRRMIDLLKAIDSTGSISQAAKLVGLSYKGAWQIIEGANSRAPRILISTTTGGSKGGGTFLTDAGRSLLLLYNRLEKRHSEFISQLNQDLLEDVDTLLLLQRMAVKASAINQLFGTVTEIVHGAVNAMVTVELKDGTKVVVTLELASLSNMGLTTMSDAFLLLSDTDIILSTNQNQNFYPLNNKLRCKVIRMVEDELSTTTYVGLPSGESLAVSMTHECIRQIGLIAGSQVWALFSSGAPILGIAADHK; encoded by the coding sequence ATGAATTTTGTCGAAGGCGAGTTGCGTTTGGCGGGTGCAATCGATAGGCGAATGATAGACCTATTGAAAGCGATCGATTCGACCGGATCTATCAGTCAGGCGGCAAAATTGGTTGGCTTAAGCTACAAAGGTGCATGGCAGATTATAGAAGGCGCAAATTCACGAGCTCCTAGAATTTTGATTAGCACCACCACAGGGGGAAGTAAGGGCGGAGGCACTTTTTTAACTGATGCGGGACGTTCTTTGTTGCTTTTATATAACAGGTTGGAAAAGCGGCATTCGGAATTTATCTCGCAACTAAATCAGGATTTGCTGGAAGATGTCGACACCTTATTGCTTTTGCAACGTATGGCTGTCAAAGCCAGTGCGATAAATCAATTATTCGGAACCGTTACTGAAATCGTTCATGGTGCAGTGAACGCGATGGTAACCGTCGAACTAAAAGATGGGACAAAGGTTGTCGTTACGTTGGAATTAGCTTCTCTGAGTAATATGGGGTTAACGACTATGTCCGATGCTTTTTTGTTGTTGAGCGACACCGACATCATATTAAGCACGAATCAAAACCAGAATTTTTACCCGCTAAACAATAAATTACGCTGTAAAGTCATTCGAATGGTTGAAGATGAACTCAGCACAACAACCTATGTTGGGTTACCGAGCGGGGAAAGCTTAGCGGTTTCTATGACTCACGAATGCATTCGCCAAATCGGACTCATTGCCGGTTCTCAAGTGTGGGCTTTGTTTTCCAGTGGAGCCCCGATTTTGGGAATTGCAGCCGATCACAAGTAA
- the clpS gene encoding ATP-dependent Clp protease adapter ClpS yields MTDFDPLKDSDGDIVVQTAKPQLKRPPLYKVILLNDDFTPMDFVVQILTDFFSMSQERATQVMLQVHTQGVGVCGTYTKDVAETKVYIVNEFSREHHHPLMCTMEEA; encoded by the coding sequence ATGACTGACTTCGATCCTTTAAAAGACTCTGATGGCGATATTGTCGTGCAAACTGCGAAACCGCAGTTGAAAAGACCGCCGTTGTACAAAGTCATTTTGCTCAACGACGATTTCACGCCTATGGATTTTGTAGTTCAGATACTCACCGATTTTTTTAGTATGAGTCAGGAGCGAGCCACGCAAGTTATGCTGCAGGTTCATACCCAAGGCGTAGGAGTATGTGGGACTTATACAAAGGATGTCGCCGAAACCAAAGTATATATTGTTAATGAATTTTCCAGGGAGCATCATCATCCGTTGATGTGCACTATGGAAGAAGCGTGA